The following coding sequences are from one Rathayibacter sp. VKM Ac-2760 window:
- a CDS encoding ABC transporter permease, with amino-acid sequence MTSPETGGVATPPRRSFNLQAFGIYLAAVVLFVILGVLNPNFLTLGNLRDVAVSASVNAIIGIGLTFVIITGGIDLAVGAMASFVGIVSASLLVNGGVPPLLGLAAGIVLGLVCGGINGLLVTKLNLPPFIATLGTMSVFQGGAYVATNGKPVYDVPKEFILLLNSYVGGVPVVVLIVAVVGVAAWLLLRKTVFGQNVIAVGGSEETAWLSGVRVHRVKIAVYCISGGLSALAGLVIVARINAAQPDAGSPYQLTAIAAAVIGGANLMGGEGRIAGTLVGALILGALTNGLVLLNVPSFYEQIVTGLVVLIAVTLDQGSKGWPMLSRGRKKQREDVAAPPTESTPSVRA; translated from the coding sequence ATGACCTCCCCCGAGACCGGGGGCGTCGCCACGCCGCCCCGCCGCTCCTTCAACCTCCAGGCCTTCGGCATCTACCTCGCCGCGGTCGTCCTCTTCGTCATCCTCGGCGTGCTCAACCCGAACTTCCTCACCCTCGGCAATCTGCGCGACGTCGCGGTGTCGGCGAGCGTGAACGCGATCATCGGCATCGGGCTCACCTTCGTCATCATCACCGGCGGCATCGACCTCGCGGTGGGGGCGATGGCGAGCTTCGTCGGCATCGTCAGCGCGTCGCTGCTCGTCAACGGCGGCGTCCCTCCGCTGCTCGGGCTCGCGGCCGGCATCGTCCTGGGCCTCGTCTGCGGCGGGATCAACGGACTGCTGGTCACGAAGCTGAACCTGCCGCCGTTCATCGCGACGCTCGGCACGATGAGCGTCTTCCAGGGCGGCGCGTACGTCGCCACGAACGGCAAGCCGGTCTACGACGTGCCGAAGGAGTTCATCCTGCTGCTGAACAGCTACGTCGGCGGCGTGCCCGTGGTCGTGCTGATCGTCGCCGTGGTCGGCGTCGCCGCCTGGCTGCTGCTGCGCAAGACCGTCTTCGGTCAGAACGTGATCGCGGTGGGCGGCAGCGAGGAGACCGCCTGGCTCTCCGGCGTGCGGGTGCACCGGGTCAAGATCGCGGTGTACTGCATCTCCGGTGGCCTCTCGGCGCTGGCCGGTCTGGTCATCGTCGCCCGGATCAACGCGGCGCAGCCGGACGCGGGCAGCCCCTACCAGCTGACCGCGATCGCGGCGGCGGTGATCGGCGGCGCCAACCTGATGGGCGGCGAGGGCCGCATCGCGGGCACCCTGGTCGGTGCGCTGATCCTCGGCGCGCTCACCAACGGACTGGTGCTGCTAAACGTGCCGAGCTTCTACGAGCAGATCGTGACCGGTCTCGTCGTTCTGATCGCGGTCACGCTCGACCAGGGCAGCAAGGGCTGGCCGATGCTCTCGCGCGGGCGGAAGAAGCAGCGCGAGGACGTCGCGGCGCCGCCCACGGAGTCGACGCCGTCGGTGCGCGCGTGA
- a CDS encoding NAD(P)-dependent oxidoreductase — translation MTAPLSSTARLSSLGGARILVTGGSGLIGRPTVAALQAAGAVVTVLDRAAAEADVRSIVGDVTDPAVLAEAVAGQDAVVHLGGYAGLGMADAVETYRVNAVGSFAVFAAAGAAGVAKVVYASSINANGYPLGAAQVLPPVIPYSEDAEPRISDEYSLSKLATEDAARMAHATWGLSLTGLRFPLVRDITVDGGRVFGEHLRAVLAADPRRQAAEGWSYLDAADSARAVLAALLRDTPPAPGILVAAPLTYLREATADALDAVAPGVPRGRIEGRAVGLDLTRSRELLGFEARVLLDDVAPNELAEVRSGEAGL, via the coding sequence GTGACGGCGCCGCTGAGCTCCACCGCGCGGTTGAGCTCGCTCGGCGGCGCCCGCATCCTGGTGACGGGCGGCTCCGGGCTGATCGGGCGGCCCACCGTCGCGGCGCTGCAGGCGGCAGGGGCGGTCGTCACCGTCCTCGACCGCGCCGCAGCGGAGGCGGACGTGCGCTCGATCGTCGGCGACGTGACCGACCCGGCGGTGCTGGCGGAGGCAGTGGCCGGCCAGGACGCGGTGGTGCATCTCGGCGGCTACGCCGGGCTCGGCATGGCCGACGCGGTCGAGACCTACCGGGTGAACGCGGTCGGCAGCTTCGCAGTGTTCGCGGCGGCCGGCGCAGCCGGGGTCGCGAAGGTGGTCTACGCCTCCAGCATCAACGCGAACGGCTACCCGCTCGGTGCCGCGCAGGTGCTGCCGCCGGTCATCCCGTATTCGGAGGACGCGGAGCCGCGGATCTCGGACGAGTACTCGCTCTCGAAGCTCGCGACCGAGGACGCGGCGCGGATGGCGCACGCGACCTGGGGGCTGAGCCTGACCGGACTGCGCTTCCCGCTCGTGCGGGACATCACGGTCGACGGCGGGCGGGTCTTCGGGGAGCACCTGCGCGCGGTGCTCGCCGCCGACCCGCGCCGCCAGGCCGCGGAGGGCTGGAGCTATCTCGACGCGGCGGACTCGGCCCGGGCGGTGCTCGCGGCGCTGCTGCGGGACACGCCGCCGGCGCCGGGCATCCTCGTCGCGGCTCCGCTGACCTACCTGCGCGAGGCCACCGCCGACGCCCTCGACGCGGTCGCGCCCGGCGTGCCGCGGGGGCGAATCGAGGGCCGCGCGGTGGGGCTCGACCTCACCCGCTCGCGCGAGCTGCTCGGCTTCGAGGCGCGGGTGCTGCTCGACGACGTGGCGCCGAACGAGCTCGCCGAGGTGCGATCCGGCGAGGCCGGCCTGTGA
- a CDS encoding NAD(P)-dependent oxidoreductase: MSLSLLGLGPMGAPMARNLLAGGPLTVWNRTASRAAAFAGLGAVVASAPAEAAADITLTVLPDLVQVESLLDGDTGLLAGWRAAGIAEPVLVVHGTVSPIAVAALARRLDAEHGVQVVDAPLSGGTVGARDATLSIMVGGAEVAVTRVLPVLERLGRTVRHLGPSGAGATAKLCNQIVVAGTVAVVSEALLLARRAGLDAETVIELLQGGLARTAVLEQKSRKWLDEDFAEGGSARNQLKDLRFIEESAAAEGVSLPATAAVTALFERMIAVGDGDLDHTGVYRTLARRLEEPHA, from the coding sequence GTGAGCCTCTCCCTGCTCGGCCTCGGTCCGATGGGGGCGCCGATGGCGCGGAACCTGCTCGCGGGCGGCCCGCTGACCGTCTGGAACCGCACGGCCTCCCGCGCCGCGGCGTTCGCCGGACTCGGCGCCGTGGTCGCGTCGGCACCCGCGGAGGCGGCGGCCGACATCACGCTGACGGTGCTGCCCGACCTGGTGCAGGTCGAGTCGCTGCTCGACGGCGACACGGGACTGCTCGCGGGCTGGCGCGCCGCGGGGATCGCCGAGCCGGTGCTCGTCGTGCACGGCACCGTCTCGCCGATCGCGGTCGCGGCCCTCGCTCGCCGGCTCGACGCCGAGCACGGCGTGCAGGTGGTGGACGCCCCGCTCAGCGGCGGCACGGTGGGCGCCCGCGACGCGACGCTCAGCATCATGGTCGGCGGAGCCGAGGTGGCGGTCACCCGCGTCCTCCCGGTGCTCGAGCGCCTCGGCCGCACCGTCCGTCACCTGGGCCCGAGCGGCGCCGGCGCGACGGCCAAGCTCTGCAACCAGATCGTCGTGGCCGGCACCGTGGCCGTGGTCTCGGAGGCGCTGCTGCTCGCCCGCCGTGCCGGGCTCGACGCGGAGACGGTGATCGAGCTGCTGCAGGGTGGCCTTGCCCGCACCGCGGTGCTGGAGCAGAAGAGCCGCAAGTGGCTCGACGAGGACTTCGCCGAGGGCGGCAGCGCCCGCAACCAGTTGAAGGACCTGCGCTTCATCGAGGAGTCGGCCGCTGCCGAGGGCGTTTCGCTGCCGGCGACCGCCGCCGTGACCGCCCTGTTCGAGAGGATGATCGCGGTGGGCGACGGCGATCTGGATCACACCGGTGTCTACCGCACGCTCGCGCGCCGCCTGGAGGAGCCGCATGCCTGA
- a CDS encoding amidohydrolase family protein codes for MPDLVVIDAHHHLTDLSRSYPWLEGPAEPFRYHGDDRPLRRSYSVADYRADARDVTLLASVHVENGAADALAETAWIDALARESAVPTVHVAHVSLLDPDAPRLLEDHAAFAVTRGVRDILNWHPDPVFSHRDRGDVLSDPVWRANFARLQGLGLSFDLQVFPTQLREAAALAAEFPGTAIVLDHLGMPIGRDTESVTEWRAGLHAMAAQDNVVVKISALGTNDHSWTRDSIAPFVLETLETFGPERAMFGSNFPVDGLYSSFSELYSAFDALTAQLSQAERLAVFAGTAERFYRMGVALPPPAAG; via the coding sequence ATGCCTGATCTCGTCGTCATCGACGCCCACCACCACCTCACCGATCTCTCCCGCTCCTACCCGTGGCTGGAGGGGCCCGCCGAGCCCTTCCGCTACCACGGCGACGACCGGCCGCTCCGCCGCTCCTACAGCGTCGCCGACTACCGTGCCGACGCCCGGGACGTGACGCTGCTCGCCTCCGTGCACGTCGAGAACGGCGCCGCCGACGCGCTCGCCGAGACCGCCTGGATCGACGCGCTCGCCCGGGAGAGCGCGGTGCCGACGGTGCACGTCGCGCACGTGTCGCTGCTCGATCCGGACGCGCCGCGGCTGCTCGAGGATCATGCCGCGTTCGCGGTCACCCGCGGCGTCCGCGACATCCTGAACTGGCACCCCGACCCGGTCTTCAGCCATCGCGACCGGGGGGACGTCCTCAGCGATCCGGTCTGGCGCGCGAACTTCGCCCGGCTGCAAGGGCTCGGGCTCTCGTTCGATCTGCAGGTGTTCCCGACGCAGCTGCGGGAGGCGGCGGCGCTCGCCGCGGAGTTCCCGGGGACCGCGATCGTGCTCGATCATCTGGGCATGCCGATCGGACGCGACACCGAGTCGGTGACCGAATGGCGCGCGGGCCTCCATGCGATGGCCGCGCAGGACAACGTCGTCGTGAAGATCTCGGCGCTCGGCACCAACGACCACTCCTGGACTCGTGACTCGATCGCGCCGTTCGTGCTGGAGACCCTGGAGACCTTCGGCCCGGAGCGGGCGATGTTCGGGAGCAACTTCCCGGTCGACGGGCTCTACAGCTCGTTCTCGGAGCTGTACTCGGCCTTCGACGCGCTGACCGCGCAGCTCTCGCAGGCCGAGCGGCTCGCGGTCTTCGCGGGGACGGCGGAGCGGTTCTACCGGATGGGCGTGGCGTTGCCGCCACCGGCCGCGGGCTGA